In one window of Tripterygium wilfordii isolate XIE 37 chromosome 1, ASM1340144v1, whole genome shotgun sequence DNA:
- the LOC120000971 gene encoding uncharacterized membrane protein At1g75140-like, with protein MAGKLFFLLFIFASSLIIFVCCMEVETEASVQLNQQVVEQQDQQLLLLNRLEELVKNLSEIVNKLESTLSPKLTHLNHQQEKIITINQRKLEHDEVVAGVGVDEEKEENKEEERMRPISVPVTKYGPTWSERFQFVAAVKLGDSVVTSINVLPFRDYEGLSKYVAVGDDQGRVYLFTKNGDVLLEFVTTCESPVTAMLSYTSVYKNQSILVTGHQNGVVLVHKLFEVAPTGEEWSSLSMESVSKLKDGQGGGHAITILEVHPVGRLRYIVSSDMSGQIRVFNENGTIYGTVTPSSRPLAFLKQRLLFLTEKGAASLDLRSMRITESKCEGLNHSIVRNYVFDATERSKAYGFTSEGHLIHVLLLGDVANFKCRLRSRQKFEMDEPLNFQAIKGYLLIVNKEKIFVYNVSSQHYGRPGAPRLIFSAGLDDIISSFLNYQMVDDDAFANRRRAVTLIATDREKLVVLSLGDGYVGMYRSNLPVFKGEFSSMIWTSPVLFFIVFLIVACIFFAKKREALTSWGPDDPFITPSATNGAPIGSTSGDRSFVDTSNRGADIIGLRGPSRRYVSPSRYAGGDAGSYRPSSSDPSSRPASVDPNFRATSELKFRGSALESSGFPKRRDSLFVNSQVLDDSN; from the coding sequence ATGGCAGGCAAGTTGTTCTtcttgcttttcatttttgcttcttctttgaTAATCTTTGTGTGCTGTATGGAGGTTGAAACTGAAGCTTCAGTTCAATTGAATCAACAAGTAGTAGAGCAGCAAGATCAGCAACTTTTGTTGTTGAATAGACTTGAAGAATTAGTGAAGAATCTTAGTGAAATAGTTAATAAGCTAGAGTCCACATTATCACCAAAATTAACCCATCTCAATCATCAGCAAGAGAAGATAATTACGATTAATCAAAGAAAGCTAGAGCATGATGAAGTTGTAGCTGGTGTTGGAGTTGATgaggagaaagaggagaacaaagaggaagagagaatgagaccAATTTCTGTTCCGGTGACCAAGTATGGTCCTACTTGGTCCGAGAGGTTTCAGTTTGTGGCAGCTGTTAAGTTGGGTGACTCTGTTGTCACCTCCATTAATGTCTTGCCGTTCCGGGACTATGAGGGTCTTAGCAAGTATGTTGCGGTTGGGGACGACCAGGGGAGGGTTTATTTGTTCACCAAGAATGGGGATGTTCTACTTGAGTTTGTGACAACGTGCGAGTCACCGGTTACTGCCATGTTGTCTTACACATCTGTATATAAGAATCAGAGTATTTTGGTTACAGGACATCAAAATGGTGTGGTTTTGGTGCATAAGTTGTTTGAGGTGGCTCCAACTGGAGAAGAGTGGAGCTCACTTTCCATGGAAAGTGTCTCTAAACTCAAAGATGGACAAGGAGGTGGTCATGCTATTACTATTCTTGAAGTGCATCCAGTTGGGAGATTGAGGTACATTGTCTCTTCCGATATGAGTGGACAGATTCGGGTTTTTAATGAGAACGGAACAATTTATGGTACTGTTACACCCTCAAGTAGgcccttggcattcttgaagcAGAGGCTGTTGTTTTTGACAGAAAAGGGTGCTGCCTCACTTGACTTAAGAAGCATGAGAATTACTGAATCTAAATGTGAAGGTTTGAATCATTCTATTGTTCGGAATTATGTCTTTGATGCCACAGAGAGGTCTAAAGCATATGGATTTACATCAGAGGGTCATTTGATTCATGTGCTATTGTTGGGGGATGTAGCGAACTTCAAATGCAGGCTTAGATCCAGGCAGAAATTTGAAATGGATGAGCCTCTTAATTTTCAGGCAATTAAGGGATATTTGCTTATTGTGAATAAAGAGAAGATTTTCGTGTACAACGTGTCGAGTCAGCATTATGGTAGGCCCGGTGCACCTCGTCTAATTTTCTCTGCTGGTTTGGATGACATCATATCATCTTTTCTAAATTATCAAATGGTGGATGATGATGCATTTGCCAATAGGAGAAGGGCAGTAACCTTAATAGCTACTGACCGTGAAAAGCTGGTTGTTCTCAGCCTGGGGGATGGATATGTGGGAATGTACCGCTCTAACCTTCCTGTATTCAAAGGAGAATTTAGTTCAATGATATGGACAAGCCCGGTCTTGTTCTTCATAGTTTTTCTTATTGTCGCATGCATTTTCTTTGCCAAGAAAAGGGAAGCGCTTACTTCTTGGGGTCCAGATGATCCTTTTATCACCCCATCTGCCACGAATGGAGCGCCTATTGGATCAACCTCTGGAGACAGGTCTTTTGTTGACACTTCTAATAGAGGTGCTGATATAATTGGTCTGAGAGGTCCTTCAAGGAGATATGTCTCTCCCTCACGATACGCTGGTGGAGATGCAGGTTCCTATAGGCCAAGTTCGTCTGACCCGAGTTCCAGGCCTGCTTCTGTTGATCCCAATTTTCGAGCCACTTCAGAGCTGAAATTCCGGGGTTCAGCACTGGAATCTTCTGGCTTCCCTAAGAGAAGGGATAGCTTATTTGTAAACAGTCAAGTGTTGGATGATAGCAATTGA